A DNA window from Xyrauchen texanus isolate HMW12.3.18 chromosome 6, RBS_HiC_50CHRs, whole genome shotgun sequence contains the following coding sequences:
- the LOC127644722 gene encoding tripartite motif-containing protein 16-like isoform X1, with the protein MAEARILWAQDEFSCPICLELLKNPVAIPCGHSYCMSCITVYWDQDDQKRVYSCPQCRQTFTPRPVLGKNTMLAEVVEKLKTELQAACSAQCYSGPGDVECDVCTGRKCKAVKSCLVCLNSYCQNHLEQHENLFKSKRHNLMDATRRLQEMICPQHDKLLEVYCRSDQQCICCHCMMDEHKNHETVSAAEERTEKQQIQLEATQKSNQQRIQQREKELQVLREFLEFHKRSAQSAVKDSERIFTEMIRSIERSRSEVTQLIRDQEKAAVSRTEGDLERLEQEIADLKRRDAEMEQLSHTEDHIHFLKSFQSLHVFGSSHSFRLALNSSISFDDVGKRVSRLKEKLEHFCKAEIQKISERVSHIKIIPTIVPQIRQRFLQYSCKLTLDKNTVNKNLRLSEGNKVITSTDRVQPYPDHPDRFDGCVQVLCRESVSGRCYWEVEWSGWVDISVSYKSINRKGQGAECRFGSNDQSWSLYCSESRCSFWHNNIETELPVVSSSSRIGVYVDHSAGTLSFYSISDTMTLIHRVHTTFTQPLYRGFWVDEGSVVKLCDLSQ; encoded by the exons ATGGCAGAGGCCAGGATATTATGGGCTCAGGACGAGTTCAGCTGTCCGATCTGTCTGGAGCTTCTGAAAAATCCAGTGGCCATTCCCTGTGGACACAGTTACTGTATGAGCTGCATTACAGTCTATTGGGATCAGGATGATCAGAAAAGAGTCTACAGCTGCCCTCAGTGCAGACAGACCTTCACTCCAAGACCTGTTTTAGGTAAAAACACCATGCTGGCTGAAGTGGTGGAGAAACTCAAGACAGAACTTCAAGCTGCTTGTTCTGCTCAATGTTATTCTGGACCTGGTGATGTGGAGTGTGACGTTTGTACTGGGAGAAAATGTAAAGCTGTTAAGTCCTGTCTGGTGTGTCTGAATTCTTATTGTCAAAATCACCTTGAACAACATGAAAATCTCTTCAAAAGTAAGAGACACAATTTGATGGATGCAACTAGACGACTTCAAGAGATGATCTGCCCTCAACATGATAAACTGCTGGAGGTTTACTGTCGTTCTGATCAGCAGTGTATATGTTGTCATTGTATGATGGATGAACATAAAAACCATGAGACTGTATCAGCTGCAGAAGAGAGGACTGAGAAACAG CAGATACAGTTGGAGGCGACACAGAAATCAAACCAGCAGAGAATCCAGCAGAGAGAGAAGGAGCTTCAGGTGCTGAGAGAGTTTCTGGAGTTTCACAAG CGATCTGCACAGTCAGCAGTGAAGGACAGTGAGAGGATCTTTACTGAGATGATCCGCTCCATTGAGAGAAGCCGCTCTGAGGTGACACAGCTGATCAGAGATCAGGAAAAGGCTGCAGTGAGTCGAACTGAAGGAGACTTGGAGCGACTGGAGCAGGAGATTGCTGATCTGAAGAGGAGAGATGCTGAAATGGAGCAGCTTTCACACACAGAGGATCACATCCATTTCCTCAAG AGTTTCCAGTCTCTCCATGTCTTTGGATCTTCGCACTCATTCCGACTTGCTCTCAATTCTTCCATCTCATTTGATGATGTAGGAAAACGTGTCTCTCGTCTGAAAGAGAAACTTGAGCATTTTTGCAAAGCAGAGATACAAAAGATATCTGAGAGAG TATCACACATCAAGATCATTCCCACCATTGTGCCCCAAATCAGACAGAGGTTCCTACAAT ATTCTTGTAAGTTGACTCTggacaaaaatacagtaaataaaaacctccgtctgtctgaggggaacaaAGTGATTACTTCCACTGACCGAGTTCAGCcgtatcctgatcatccagacagATTTGATGGTTGTGTTCAGGTGctgtgtagagagagtgtgagtggacgctgttactgggaggttGAGTGGAGTGGTTGGGTGGATATATCAGTGTCATACAAGAGCATCAACAGGAAAGGACAGGGTGCTGAGTGCAGATTTGGAAGTAATGATCAGTCATGGAGTTTGTACTGCTCTGAATCCAGATGCTCATTCTGGCACAATAACATAGAGACTGAACTCCCTGTAGTCTCCAGCTCCTCTAGAATCGGAGTGTATGTGGATCACAGTGCAGGAACATTGTCCTTCTACAGCATCTCTGACACAATGACCCTCATCCACAGAGTCCACACCACATTCACTCAGCCTCTTTATCGTGGGTTTTGGGTAGATGAAGGATCAGTAGTGAAACTGTGTGATCTATCACAATAG
- the LOC127644722 gene encoding tripartite motif-containing protein 16-like isoform X3 has product MAEARILWAQDEFSCPICLELLKNPVAIPCGHSYCMSCITVYWDQDDQKRVYSCPQCRQTFTPRPVLGKNTMLAEVVEKLKTELQAACSAQCYSGPGDVECDVCTGRKCKAVKSCLVCLNSYCQNHLEQHENLFKSKRHNLMDATRRLQEMICPQHDKLLEVYCRSDQQCICCHCMMDEHKNHETVSAAEERTEKQIQLEATQKSNQQRIQQREKELQVLREFLEFHKRSAQSAVKDSERIFTEMIRSIERSRSEVTQLIRDQEKAAVSRTEGDLERLEQEIADLKRRDAEMEQLSHTEDHIHFLKSFQSLHVFGSSHSFRLALNSSISFDDVGKRVSRLKEKLEHFCKAEIQKISERDSCKLTLDKNTVNKNLRLSEGNKVITSTDRVQPYPDHPDRFDGCVQVLCRESVSGRCYWEVEWSGWVDISVSYKSINRKGQGAECRFGSNDQSWSLYCSESRCSFWHNNIETELPVVSSSSRIGVYVDHSAGTLSFYSISDTMTLIHRVHTTFTQPLYRGFWVDEGSVVKLCDLSQ; this is encoded by the exons ATGGCAGAGGCCAGGATATTATGGGCTCAGGACGAGTTCAGCTGTCCGATCTGTCTGGAGCTTCTGAAAAATCCAGTGGCCATTCCCTGTGGACACAGTTACTGTATGAGCTGCATTACAGTCTATTGGGATCAGGATGATCAGAAAAGAGTCTACAGCTGCCCTCAGTGCAGACAGACCTTCACTCCAAGACCTGTTTTAGGTAAAAACACCATGCTGGCTGAAGTGGTGGAGAAACTCAAGACAGAACTTCAAGCTGCTTGTTCTGCTCAATGTTATTCTGGACCTGGTGATGTGGAGTGTGACGTTTGTACTGGGAGAAAATGTAAAGCTGTTAAGTCCTGTCTGGTGTGTCTGAATTCTTATTGTCAAAATCACCTTGAACAACATGAAAATCTCTTCAAAAGTAAGAGACACAATTTGATGGATGCAACTAGACGACTTCAAGAGATGATCTGCCCTCAACATGATAAACTGCTGGAGGTTTACTGTCGTTCTGATCAGCAGTGTATATGTTGTCATTGTATGATGGATGAACATAAAAACCATGAGACTGTATCAGCTGCAGAAGAGAGGACTGAGAAACAG ATACAGTTGGAGGCGACACAGAAATCAAACCAGCAGAGAATCCAGCAGAGAGAGAAGGAGCTTCAGGTGCTGAGAGAGTTTCTGGAGTTTCACAAG CGATCTGCACAGTCAGCAGTGAAGGACAGTGAGAGGATCTTTACTGAGATGATCCGCTCCATTGAGAGAAGCCGCTCTGAGGTGACACAGCTGATCAGAGATCAGGAAAAGGCTGCAGTGAGTCGAACTGAAGGAGACTTGGAGCGACTGGAGCAGGAGATTGCTGATCTGAAGAGGAGAGATGCTGAAATGGAGCAGCTTTCACACACAGAGGATCACATCCATTTCCTCAAG AGTTTCCAGTCTCTCCATGTCTTTGGATCTTCGCACTCATTCCGACTTGCTCTCAATTCTTCCATCTCATTTGATGATGTAGGAAAACGTGTCTCTCGTCTGAAAGAGAAACTTGAGCATTTTTGCAAAGCAGAGATACAAAAGATATCTGAGAGAG ATTCTTGTAAGTTGACTCTggacaaaaatacagtaaataaaaacctccgtctgtctgaggggaacaaAGTGATTACTTCCACTGACCGAGTTCAGCcgtatcctgatcatccagacagATTTGATGGTTGTGTTCAGGTGctgtgtagagagagtgtgagtggacgctgttactgggaggttGAGTGGAGTGGTTGGGTGGATATATCAGTGTCATACAAGAGCATCAACAGGAAAGGACAGGGTGCTGAGTGCAGATTTGGAAGTAATGATCAGTCATGGAGTTTGTACTGCTCTGAATCCAGATGCTCATTCTGGCACAATAACATAGAGACTGAACTCCCTGTAGTCTCCAGCTCCTCTAGAATCGGAGTGTATGTGGATCACAGTGCAGGAACATTGTCCTTCTACAGCATCTCTGACACAATGACCCTCATCCACAGAGTCCACACCACATTCACTCAGCCTCTTTATCGTGGGTTTTGGGTAGATGAAGGATCAGTAGTGAAACTGTGTGATCTATCACAATAG
- the LOC127644722 gene encoding tripartite motif-containing protein 16-like isoform X2, translating to MAEARILWAQDEFSCPICLELLKNPVAIPCGHSYCMSCITVYWDQDDQKRVYSCPQCRQTFTPRPVLGKNTMLAEVVEKLKTELQAACSAQCYSGPGDVECDVCTGRKCKAVKSCLVCLNSYCQNHLEQHENLFKSKRHNLMDATRRLQEMICPQHDKLLEVYCRSDQQCICCHCMMDEHKNHETVSAAEERTEKQIQLEATQKSNQQRIQQREKELQVLREFLEFHKRSAQSAVKDSERIFTEMIRSIERSRSEVTQLIRDQEKAAVSRTEGDLERLEQEIADLKRRDAEMEQLSHTEDHIHFLKSFQSLHVFGSSHSFRLALNSSISFDDVGKRVSRLKEKLEHFCKAEIQKISERVSHIKIIPTIVPQIRQRFLQYSCKLTLDKNTVNKNLRLSEGNKVITSTDRVQPYPDHPDRFDGCVQVLCRESVSGRCYWEVEWSGWVDISVSYKSINRKGQGAECRFGSNDQSWSLYCSESRCSFWHNNIETELPVVSSSSRIGVYVDHSAGTLSFYSISDTMTLIHRVHTTFTQPLYRGFWVDEGSVVKLCDLSQ from the exons ATGGCAGAGGCCAGGATATTATGGGCTCAGGACGAGTTCAGCTGTCCGATCTGTCTGGAGCTTCTGAAAAATCCAGTGGCCATTCCCTGTGGACACAGTTACTGTATGAGCTGCATTACAGTCTATTGGGATCAGGATGATCAGAAAAGAGTCTACAGCTGCCCTCAGTGCAGACAGACCTTCACTCCAAGACCTGTTTTAGGTAAAAACACCATGCTGGCTGAAGTGGTGGAGAAACTCAAGACAGAACTTCAAGCTGCTTGTTCTGCTCAATGTTATTCTGGACCTGGTGATGTGGAGTGTGACGTTTGTACTGGGAGAAAATGTAAAGCTGTTAAGTCCTGTCTGGTGTGTCTGAATTCTTATTGTCAAAATCACCTTGAACAACATGAAAATCTCTTCAAAAGTAAGAGACACAATTTGATGGATGCAACTAGACGACTTCAAGAGATGATCTGCCCTCAACATGATAAACTGCTGGAGGTTTACTGTCGTTCTGATCAGCAGTGTATATGTTGTCATTGTATGATGGATGAACATAAAAACCATGAGACTGTATCAGCTGCAGAAGAGAGGACTGAGAAACAG ATACAGTTGGAGGCGACACAGAAATCAAACCAGCAGAGAATCCAGCAGAGAGAGAAGGAGCTTCAGGTGCTGAGAGAGTTTCTGGAGTTTCACAAG CGATCTGCACAGTCAGCAGTGAAGGACAGTGAGAGGATCTTTACTGAGATGATCCGCTCCATTGAGAGAAGCCGCTCTGAGGTGACACAGCTGATCAGAGATCAGGAAAAGGCTGCAGTGAGTCGAACTGAAGGAGACTTGGAGCGACTGGAGCAGGAGATTGCTGATCTGAAGAGGAGAGATGCTGAAATGGAGCAGCTTTCACACACAGAGGATCACATCCATTTCCTCAAG AGTTTCCAGTCTCTCCATGTCTTTGGATCTTCGCACTCATTCCGACTTGCTCTCAATTCTTCCATCTCATTTGATGATGTAGGAAAACGTGTCTCTCGTCTGAAAGAGAAACTTGAGCATTTTTGCAAAGCAGAGATACAAAAGATATCTGAGAGAG TATCACACATCAAGATCATTCCCACCATTGTGCCCCAAATCAGACAGAGGTTCCTACAAT ATTCTTGTAAGTTGACTCTggacaaaaatacagtaaataaaaacctccgtctgtctgaggggaacaaAGTGATTACTTCCACTGACCGAGTTCAGCcgtatcctgatcatccagacagATTTGATGGTTGTGTTCAGGTGctgtgtagagagagtgtgagtggacgctgttactgggaggttGAGTGGAGTGGTTGGGTGGATATATCAGTGTCATACAAGAGCATCAACAGGAAAGGACAGGGTGCTGAGTGCAGATTTGGAAGTAATGATCAGTCATGGAGTTTGTACTGCTCTGAATCCAGATGCTCATTCTGGCACAATAACATAGAGACTGAACTCCCTGTAGTCTCCAGCTCCTCTAGAATCGGAGTGTATGTGGATCACAGTGCAGGAACATTGTCCTTCTACAGCATCTCTGACACAATGACCCTCATCCACAGAGTCCACACCACATTCACTCAGCCTCTTTATCGTGGGTTTTGGGTAGATGAAGGATCAGTAGTGAAACTGTGTGATCTATCACAATAG
- the LOC127644723 gene encoding E3 ubiquitin/ISG15 ligase TRIM25-like, whose translation MAEANISWAQDQFSCPICLDLLKEPVAIPCGHSYCMSCITDCWDQDDQKRVYSCPQCRQTFTPRPVLGKNTMLAEVVEKLKKTELQAARSAYFYAGPGDVECDVCTGRKYQAVKSCLVCLNSYCQNHLEQHDIFFKSKRHNLMDATGRLQEMICPQHDKLLEMFCRTDQQCICYLCMMDEHNNHETVSAGTEKQTRLEATLKTNQQKIQERQKELQELRETVESHKRSAQSAVKDSERIFTEMIRSIKRSRSEVTQLIRDQEKAAVSRAEGLLKRLEQEIADLRRRDSELELLSHTDDHILFLQSSKSLSDPPGSTDLPRIAVSSLFSFDGVNKSVSKLKENVEHFCRVEIEKISERVTYIEIIPTPEYMTREEFLQYFCKFTLDSNTINECLCLSEGNTVVNFTDTAQPYPDHPDRFDYYAQVLCRESVSERCYWEVEWRERDGIEISVSYKSISRKGDDDECVFGFNDQSWSLYCSDSSFSFWHNHIETEVPVVSSSSRIGVYVDHSAGILSFYSVSDTMTLIHRVHNTFTQPLYPGFGVYDGSAAKLCDVT comes from the exons ATGGCAGAGGCAAACATTTCATGGGCTCAGGATCAGTTCAGCTGTCCGATCTGCCTTGATCTACTAAAGGAGCCAGTGGCCATTCCCTGTGGACACAGTTACTGTATGAGCTGTATTACAGACTGCTGGGATCAGGATGATCAGAAGAGAGTCTACAGCTGCCCTCAGTGCAGACAGACCTTCACTCCAAGACCTGTTTTAGGTAAAAACACCATGCTGGCTGAAGTGGTTGAAAAACTCAAGAAAACAGAACTGCAAGCTGCTCGTTCTGCTTACTTCTACGCTGGACCTGGTGATGTGGAGTGTGACGTCTGTACTGGGAGAAAATATCAAGCTGTCAAGTCCTGTCTGGTTTGTCTGAATTCTTATTGTCAAAATCACCTTGAACAACATGACATTTTCTTCAAAAGTAAGAGACACAATCTGATGGATGCAACTGGACGACTGCAGGAGATGATTTGCCCTCAACATGATAAACTGCTGGAAATGTTCTGTCGTACTGATCAGCAGTGTATATGCTATCTGTGCATGATGGATGAACATAACAATCATGAGACTGTATCAGCTGGCACTGAGAAACAG ACCCGGTTGGAGGCGACACTTAAAACAAACCAGCAGAAAATCCAGGAAAGACAGAAGGAGCTTCAGGAGCTGAGAGAGACTGTGGAGTCTCACAAG CGATCTGCACAGTCAGCAGTGAAGGACAGTGAGAGGATCTTTACTGAGATGATCCGCTCCATTAAGAGAAGCCGCTCTGAGGTGACACAGCTGATCAGAGATCAGGAAAAGGCTGCAGTGAGTCGAGCTGAAGGACTCTTGAAGCGACTGGAGCAGGAGATTGCTGATCTGAGGAGGAGAGACTCTGAGCTGGAGTTGCTTTCACACACAGATGATCACATCCTTTTCCTTCAG AGTTCCAAGTCTCTCTCTGACCCTCCTGGATCTACAGACTTACCCAGAATAGCTGTCAGTTCTCTCTTCTCTTTTGATGGTGTTAATAAATCTGTTTCTAAACTGAAAGAGAACGTGGAGCATTTCTGCAGAGTGGAGATAGAAAAGATATCTGAAAGAG TGACATATATAGAAATCATCCCCACCCCTGAATACATGACCAGGGAGGAGTTCCTACAAT ATTTCTGCAAgttcacactggattcaaacacaatTAATGAATGCCTGTGTCTATCTGAGGGAAACACGGTGGTTAATTTCACTGACACAGCCCAGCcgtatcctgatcatccagatagatttgattattatgctCAGGTGctgtgtagagagagtgtgagcgaacgctgttactgggaggttGAGTGGCGTGAGAGAGATGGGATTGAAATTTCAGTGTCATATAAGAGCATCAGCAGAAAAGGAGATGatgatgagtgtgtgtttgggttCAATGATCAGTCCTGGAGTTTGTACTGCTCTGATTCCAGTTTCTCATTCTGGCACAATCACATAGAGACTGAAGTCCCTGTAGTCTCCAGCTCCTCTAGAATCGGAGTGTATGTGGATCACAGTGCAGGAattctgtccttctacagcgtctctgacacaatGACCCTCATCCACAGAGTCCACAACACATTCACTCAGCCTCTCTATCCTGGGTTTGGGGTTTATGATGGGTCAGCTGCTAAACTGTGTGATGTAACATAA